Proteins from one Athalia rosae chromosome 8, iyAthRosa1.1, whole genome shotgun sequence genomic window:
- the LOC105686681 gene encoding uncharacterized protein LOC105686681: MTSCTQETSVTSSEDRWTAVEAPKKLVKINGEIKAENDGTKLTAEELFPWISEFKKKCRCLLAQPNIIALTRLMKYYTRNVGINVNECYTKPYRAAKLKDSISEILLFFLFYYRELPEVCDRNSYLDKMSDLLAMYMDMELKASRRGREHHSKIAARLTSCLYVYLENSSEHILDTFIKAKFINRNYQEILDAVLTKISKSIPASPDCDTMYVRCLLFYRLWKKVNNDVAIKNQINATAVSQLGPPPASPTPFLAKYVLPKVPKSQATSTKFLLAHKFDIENSCRLFVQFCKENREDENQADLDKPYFIANISNTDTLESLDSSGVCRGMIPVDNLTDNVIVPEAARPQQTSAKTNSSSGSDPGKCASEKCVQVQKNQKIRGAGGDLPLKPLKPVRVLPGSKTKKTGDILFIDLTSDEVTERVIKKKKHRKLHWLIKAKKKLSAKTRGAAERKNKTQTEVNGSSGDLSLSDLVDSTSAGAISTSVSQEPLICLGSSVVSTTVTEIVAAAPKMSEQILLDADNSPLVDLDEDPSGVMDSDAKISDRSPESTCHTTSGQDKIGSGISEALAESSKALSHICESYDSENSNLETSRDDSVDSSSKRDRKMTSVCDKTENLDSKNVPVETWQQPSADTERDGDLEQSGANRTSSESSDVAVIFTRHASDVEIFDLDENSVESSERQLDRSGLPKPTEENVCSSTVSATLADAEAELHNDQIENIEASLHPSITDVPGFPDTSTSKWKNVDKDVTEAKLNSNLREITLDIAVKVNSTNTPERLSDSSEKRFVGKDDSRETVETGRLNTPKDENTQSVIDEKETNSDNNRTVKIVKKQIASETLIKLEPQKASHVQNYGTQRNAEEKSEHELADYNIEERCDDESSESKRSDVKISPSTPFEIIEEQQCSAAKERTEASIVERQTLIPKMNEMSIFTKSDGDNILNIPSDIITKPEPEFSENIDGLSLLASVSQHVSHLEEYSETARSKPKIINTEVPSANSRILNYSSKINFLCNGTEPEEMINCKPCEVLLDLNVSTSGEIINELIAHQINDYNNPHEVDLQSNYDKKCSLDIGGNETLECVPRVLETSTPYADLISVDNVAQIIKDDKNVIVNGETVVLFQKAPNSNLYIINKATDNSTEGSGDNKKKTFRKIGRNSTKMRDIINHIPINLSEKTMDCQEGRKIHRSKSRAEKKKIDIRKMAASDVAMKNLKNQQLSKQIKPIKKEFLQNTYKLGCERIKKEDLSTHYYEDSFGSECTDDLGSVMKLKPVKKSESPVTGLSDTSNNIQMQTVVHINEDSIPINMASAGRSNRKSSGNRREDKLKGTSNVNLLSKKNIKQEFESCETSFCYENQINSDSQQVTRQNLSNINSNNLLAPVISIPHVYSTVTTDTNSYSLEHEHCHYTTCSLKLSSPQSFQSVPQSVPTCQLSHCACLKCAYEVHCQQYVQRSTAATHSSYLHTNSYFLPNASLTKQCTVQEQELKLSAAALAKLHDDQLLHNIEQSIIDSKKLNQSNVKSVPEIKYKQEFENKLPLKKRLKAHAMLSTSYEDTPVKIEKVENYPGTPMMSIAALEAREVPETSTSQNPALSISELSPRVRDEGLSHHTTEMIRRDYLKDTSLTSLGNCAGVDERGKKVEAPRCQPSFHKNFKTPAQKKELPLSPPSLKRAATTVANHPKCPKKVKKTKSATSIRQTRSSKRNIPKVDYSYDGITDSDPKWNTSSELKRKRKKTGR; the protein is encoded by the exons ATGACGAGTTGCACTCAGGAAACGTCCGTAACGAGCTCCGAAGATCGTTGGACCGCAGTCGAAG CTCCGAAAAAGCTGGTCAAAATAAATGGAGAAATAAAGGCTGAAAATGATGGAACAAAATTAACGGCAGAGGAGCTGTTTCCTTGGATATCGGAGTTCAAAAAGAAATGCAGATGTCTCCTGGCGCAGCCAAACATCATCGCCCTAACACGTCTGATGAAATACTACACCAG AAATGTGGGCATTAACGTCAATGAATGTTACACGAAACCGTATCGGGCAGCAAAATTGAAGGACTCGATCAGCGAGATactgcttttctttttattctactATCGTGAGCTTCCAGAG GTTTGCGATCGAAACTCATACCTGGACAAAATGTCCGACTTGCTAGCGATGTACATGGACATGGAGCTCAAAGCGTCCAGACGGGGCAGGGAACATCACAGCAAAATTGCCGCACGCCTTACGTCATGCCTTTACGTTTACCTCG AAAATTCGTCGGAACACATATTGGATACCTTCATCAAGGCGAAATTCATAAACAGAAATTATCAGGAAATCTTGGACGCTGTTCTGAC CAAAATATCCAAGTCGATACCTGCGAGCCCCGATTGCGACACGATGTATGTTCGTTGCCTATTGTTCTACCGGCTTTGGAAGAAGGTCAACAACGATGTGGCGATAAAGAACCAAATAAATGCAACGGCAGTCTCTCAGCTCGGGCCACCTCCTGCTAGCCCGACACCGTTCTTggcaaaatacgtgttacccAAGGTTCCCAAGTCGCAGGCCACTTCCACAAAATTTCTGTTAGCACACAAGTTTGACATAGAAAATTCGTGCAGACTGTTCGTGCAATTTTgcaaagaaaatagagaagacGAGAATCAGGCTGACCTCGACAAACCATACTTCATCGCCAACATATCTAACACGGACACTCTGGAATCG TTGGACAGCAGTGGAGTATGCAGAGGTATGATACCGGTCGACAACCTGACGGATAATGTCATAGTACCAGAAGCGGCGAGACCTCAACAAACTTCTGCAAAGACAAACTCGAGCTCTGGAAGTGACCCCGGAAAGTGTGCGAGTGAAAAATGTGTTCAGGTtcaaaagaatcaaaaaattcgaggAGCTGGTGGAGATTTACCTCTGAAGCCGCTGAAGCCAGTCAGAGTCCTGCCAGGGTCAAAGACGAAGAAGACAGGTGATATTCTGTTCATCGATCTAACTTCTGACGAGGTCACAGAGAgagtgataaaaaagaaaaagcaccGAAAACTCCATTGGTTGATCAAGGCTAAAAAGAAACTGAGTGCAAAGACTAGGGGGGCAGcggaacggaaaaataaaactcaaaCCGAGGTGAATGGTTCGTCTGGAGATTTGAGTCTCTCTGACCTTGTCGATAGCACTTCTGCCGGAGCTATTTCTACCAGCGTATCTCAAGAGCCTTTAATTTGCCTGGGAAGTAGCGTAGTGAGCACCACGGTTACAGAAATAGTCGCAGCAGCACCAAAAATGTCGGAGCAAATCCTGCTCGATGCGGATAATTCTCCACTGGTTGATCTCGACGAAGATCCTTCGGGCGTGATGGATTCCGACGCAAAGATTTCTGACCGATCACCCGAAAGCACTTGTCATACAACTTCTGGACAGGACAAAATTGGCTCCGGAATAAGCGAGGCTCTTGCTGAGTCGTCGAAGGCCCTCAGCCACATTTGTGAGTCTTACGACAGCGAGAACAGCAATTTGGAGACGAGTAGGGATGACAGTGTAGACAGTTCGTCCAAACGGGATCGAAAAATGACAAGCGTATGTGATAAAACGGAAAACTTAGATAGCAAAAATGTGCCCGTCGAGACATGGCAACAACCGTCTGCGGACACGGAGCGGGATGGTGATCTAGAACAATCTGGAGCGAACAGAACTTCGTCCGAGAGTTCTGACGTCGCCGTGATCTTCACCCGCCACGCGTCAGACGTGGAGATTTTTGATCTAGACGAAAATTCTGTGGAGAGTAGCGAGAGGCAACTAGATCGCTCGGGTCTCCCAAAACCAACGGAAGAGAACGTTTGTTCGTCAACCGTATCCGCAACGTTAGCCGATGCAGAAGCAGAGTTGCACAATGACCAAATTGAGAACATCGAAGCTTCGTTGCATCCTTCAATTACTGATGTGCCTGGGTTCCCTGACACATCGACCAGCAAATGGAAAAATGTCGATAAAGATGTCACCGAAGCAAAACTAAACAGCAATCTAAGAGAGATCACTTTGGATATCGCCGTGAAAGTGAACTCAACGAATACTCCAGAGAGGTTAAGCGATTCTTCGGAGAAAAGATTTGTTGGAAAAGATGATTCGCGAGAAACGGTTGAAACAGGAAGACTCAATACCCCCAAGGATGAAAATACGCAGAGTGTAATCGACGAGAAGGAAACGAATAGTGATAACAATCGAACCGTTAAAATCGTGAAGAAACAGATAGCGAGTGAAACCTTGATAAAGTTAGAACCACAGAAAGCATCGCATGTTCAGAACTACGGCACCCAGAGGAAtgctgaagaaaaatcagaacaTGAGCTCGCTGACTACAATATTGAAGAACGCTGTGATGATGAATCTAGCGAAAGCAAACGATCTGATGTTAAAATATCGCCATCGACTCCGTTTGAAATCATTGAAGAACAACAATGTAGTGCTGCAAAGGAGCGAACAGAAGCATCGATTGTCGAGAGACAGACATTGATACCAAAGATGAATGAAATGTCAATTTTTACTAAGAGTGACGGGGATAACATTCTTAATATTCCAAGTGATATAATAACCAAACCTGAGCCTGAGTTCAGTGAAAATATCGATGGCTTATCACTGCTGGCCAGTGTGTCGCAACATGTATCTCATCTTGAAGAATATTCTGAAACAGCACGATCTaaaccaaaaattataaacactGAAGTTCCAAGCGCTAACTCTAGAATACTAAATTATTCctccaaaattaattttttgtgtaaCGGAACTGAACCTGAAGAAATGATCAACTGTAAACCGTGCGAGGTATTGCTGGATTTGAATGTCAGTACTAGCGGTGAAATCATTAATGAACTAATAGCTCACCAAATAAATGATTACAACAACCCACATGAGGTTGATTTACAGTCAAACTATGACAAAAAGTGCAGTCTGGACATTGGAGGGAATGAAACCTTAGAATGTGTTCCACGGGTTTTAGAAACTAGCACTCCATATGCCGATCTAATATCGGTAGACAATGTTGCCCAAATTATTAAGGATGACAAAAATGTTATAGTCAATGGAGAGACCGTCGTTCTGTTTCAAAAGGCACCAAACAGTAATTTGTACATTATAAACAAAGCTACCGACAACAGTACGGAAGGTTCTGGtgacaacaagaaaaaaacttttcgaaagaTTGGAAGAAATTCCACAAAAATGCGGGACATTATAAATCATATACCTATCAATCTGTCGGAGAAAACCATGGATTGtcaagaaggaagaaaaatccaTCGCTCCAAATCTCGtgccgaaaaaaagaaaattgatataaGAAAGATGGCGGCTAGTGATGTTGcgatgaaaaatctaaaaaatcaacaactgTCCAAGCAGATCAAACCgattaaaaaagaatttttgcaaaatactTATAAACTTGGATGCGAACGCATCAAAAAAGAGGACCTAAGCACACATTACTATGAAGATTCTTTTGGGTCGGAGTGTACCGACGACCTAGGATCTGTAATGAAGTTGAAACCCGTCAAAAAGTCTGAATCACCGGTTACTGGACTTAGCGATACATCCAACAATATTCAAATGCAGACCGTTGTGCACATCAATGAAGATTCTATTCCAATAAATATGGCATCAGCTGGAAGATCGAACCGGAAATCGTCGGGTAACAGAAGAGAAGATAAACTCAAAGGTACGTCGAATGTGAACCTACtgtctaaaaaaaatattaaacaagAATTTGAAAGCTGCGAGACGTCATTCTGTTATGAAAATCAGATAAACAGTGATTCGCAACAGGTAACAAGACAGAATCTTTCCAATATTAATTCCAATAACCTCCTAGCGCCCGTAATTTCAATTCCGCACGTTTATAGCACGGTAACGACTGACACAAATTCTTACAGCCTCGAGCATGAACATTGCCATTACACGACTTGTAGTTTGAAATTGAGTTCGCCGCAGTCATTCCAATCTGTTCCACAGTCCGTTCCAACATGCCAATTGTCGCACTGCGCTTGTTTGAAATGTGCCTACGAGGTTCATTGCCAACAATATGTTCAGCGGTCCACAGCTGCGACTCATTCCTCCTACCTTCATACAAACTCGTATTTCCTCCCTAACGCTTCCTTGACTAAACAATGTACCGTTCAAGAGCAGGAGTTGAAGCTAAGCGCAGCTGCCTTAGCCAAACTCCACGACGATCAGCTGCTGCACAACATCGAGCAGAGTATTATAGatagtaaaaaattgaaccagAGTAATGTAAAGAGTGTTCCAGAAATTAAATATAAGcaagagtttgaaaataaactaCCTCTCAAGAAGAGATTAAAAGCCCATGCAATGTTGTCCACTAGCTACGAAGACACTCctgtcaaaattgaaaaagttgagAACTATCCAGGCACACCCATGATGTCCATAGCGGCATTGGAAGCTAGAGAAGTTCCGGAAACATCTACGAGTCAGAATCCTGCGTTGTCTATTTCAGAACTGTCTCCTCGAGTCAGGGATGAGGGGTTATCTCATCACACGACAGAAATGATTCGTCGAGATTATTTGAAGGACACGTCGCTGACCTCTTTAGGAAATTGTGCCGGCGTCGATGAGAGAGGTAAGAAAGTTGAGGCTCCTCGTTGTCAGCCAAGTTTTCACAAGAATTTCAAAACGCCGGCACAGAAGAAAGAACTCCCACTATCTCCCCCTTCCCTCAAAAGAGCAGCGACCACCGTGGCGAACCATCCAAAGTGTcccaaaaaagtgaagaaaacaaaaagtgcAACGAGCATCAGACAAACCAGAAGTTCGAAGCGAAACATTCCCAAAGTGGATTACAGCTACGATGGAATCACAGATTCAGATCCCAAGTGGAATACATCAAGCGAACTGAAACGCAAACGCAAAAAGACTGGCCGATGA